AGTTGAGAGAAAAGTCATATGAATGTACCCCCCTCTCCCGGTTGGGCTGTCAAACTGCAGTGACTGGATCTGAGCCAGAGGAACATTTAGAATAGACCAGCAGCAAAACATAATGGGCCATAATCCCTGTACATACTCAAACTGTACAGATGTTGTACAAAGCAGTTGTCCTGACAGTGTATGGGGCCTTAAACAGTCACCCGGCTTCATGTACAGGCAAAACCTGTATAACCACTAGGTACTCTGTATGATATAAAACACTTCAGATATTTATTCTATATTTTAGCAGTATCAATATGAAATGTACACAATACAAATAAAGTGGATACATGTACATATTTGCTTCGAACCAAGCATCTTTGTGTTGATAAATGTTTCTGGGGTGTGACCAAAGTTTCAACTGGCCGGAACATGTTGGGAAGCATTAATTGGACAGGTAACTCTACATATAACGCCTTGCCAAGACAAGACCAGCAAAGATTTATTGAAAAATTAGCTGTAAAATCTCCCTTTGAACAAAAAACTCGCTCCCTGTGCATTACAGTGAAAAGCTCCATCTTTGTTTATTTACATCTATATGTAGAAATTACATTGGATGTCATTTCTAGATATACCACACTGACAGGTGTGTAAAGGTATTAAAAAGCACAATGAGCTAATTACAAGCCAAAAAAGATTAGAACAGAATGACTAACAAAGCCAAAATAACTATTTGCATTACAAACTTCCCACATATTGAATATATCCTATAAATAAAATTGTCAACATTTTCATGAAAGAGCAAATCGAGACTGATGACCTAACCTCTTAATGGCAAACAATGTCATTTGCTACAGCAACAGAACATAATTAACTTAAGTTTCATTGTCAAAAGTTCTCAAAACCAGACCGGGCAAAATATAAACATTTTGTGTGGTCTGTGGTTCACTGGATAACCAGCTGCAAAATGGTGAACTTTCCCTGATAGGTATCACACCGTGCTGGAGTTAAAAATAATCCCAAAACATTTTGATTAAGAGCTCATTATCTTGTCCAGCAGTTTCTTTATGGCCCAACCGAAAATAATCAATGTTAATATCCCTCCAGCAGCAGACAGCATTAGTATACTGTACTTCACATTTCAATGACTAGAGTTACAAAACTTTATAAAAGCAAACTTTTGTCTTTTCAAATATTATGATTCTGTGAAATCTCAAAAATCAAATCATTGTTCTTTTCAGCAAATTTGTATTTTCATTTTTCGGTCTTGGGCATGGGGTTCTTGCCTTCTCAAATGCAGATAGTGGGCAACTGATAACACTTGGAAGTCGATATGAAGCCTAGAAGAACTGAGAAAACAAGGCCACAGCATCATGCTCAAGTGTGATAACACCTTCAGAGGGTGAACTTTATTAAATGAAAAGCAGTAGTAGCATTTGAACTCTGCAGAAGTGACATAcagcaccttcagaaagtattcataccccttgacattttacacattttgttgttacagcacaaattttaaaaaatacatattttttattttttaagtgtgtcactggcctacacacaatagtaaaaatgtgcttaacaagtcatatacGCTGCATGGACTGTATGCAATAATATTGTTTAACATGatattttaatgactacctcatctctgtaccccacacatacagatcatTCTGTATGCGTATGGTCATTCAAAACATaaatcaaccacaaagaccagggaggttttccgatgcctcgcaaagggcacctattggtagatccCTTTCAGCATGGCGACGTTATTAATTACACGtcgaatggtgtatcaatacgcCCAATCACTACAGAGATACGGGCAGCCTTCCTAAGTCAGGttgacggagaggaaggaaaccgctcaggtatGTCTCCATGAGCCATTGACTTGAAGAgttaagagtttaatggctgtgatagaagaaaattgtatttactccacaatactaacctaattgaaggaaggaagcctgtacagaatacaaatattccaaaacatctgtcatgtttgcaacaaggcactaaaagtttgcctgcaaaaaatgtgggaaaagctATTAActgtttgtcctgaatacaaagtgtaacgtttggggcaaatccaatacaacacattaatgagTAACATtctctatattttcaagcatagtggtcatgttatgggtatgcttgtaatcgttaaggactgtggGGAGTTTTTCCCGATAAAAAAATTAAtgtgtctgctttccaccagacactgggagattaattcacctttcagcaggacaataacctaaaacacaaggccaaatctacactggaatagcctaccaagaagacagtgaatgtttcagAGTGGAAGAGTTACAGTTCGGACTtgaatctacttgaaaatctatggcgagacctggaaatggttgtctagcaatgatcaactacTAACTTGAAagcgcttgaagaattttgaaaataattatgggcaaatattgcacaatccaggtgtggaaagatcTTAGAGACtgacacagctgtaattgctgccaaccgcacttctacaaagtattgactcagggctgtgaatacttacgtaaatgagatatttctgtatttaattagctaaaatttctaaaaacatgttctaacttagtcattatggggtattgtttataGATGGGtgaggttttatttattttatccattttgaattgaggctgtaatacaacaaaatgtggagtaagtgaagcggtatgaatattttctgaaggcactctagATAACAGATTCACATCACTCGCCTCCTCTTGACATCCAAAGCTCAACAGGGAAGCAGGATTTTCATGTTCACCTTCCTGCTACTGTAACTTATACTGATAGTCAGCATTTTCACACCAACAACACATTTGATTTCTACCCTTTGGAAACTTTCAGATTTCTGTAATTAAAACATATGTATTAACACGACTTTTGAAAACTCTAAAAAAGGCAACCCATGCAAACGTTTAGATCCAATGAGGCCAGGGTAGGCGACATTCACAAAAAAAACAGGGGGAAAAGGCAGGGGTGGAGGGCAGTAGTGAGGAGGGTAGGGTAGGCTATTCTCTGGGAAGCGTACACATGCCCACACATTTAAAAGCATTGGACTGGTGTATGCATGGGGGAGTAACCATATTTCATACACCAGTCAATTCCTTTTAAATCCATTAAGAGacgtgaacaagtgcacactaaGGGCAGAGGGGATGAGAATCAGGATGAAGTCTATGTTTCTCCACATGGACAGTGTCAGGTGGGAGATTTTATTCACAGCCTAGATACATATTGTCCAGGATCCATCTGCGCATCACGTCAGGGGGAATCCTCTTAGGTGCCCACAATGCTGGGGTCGTGTGCACAATCTGGTAGTGCGGAGTCATGGCAGTGGTACAGAAAACAGTTCCCCCAGCAGCTGTAGCAGATGAAAAACAGAGCTGCCAGGAACACTAAGGCACAAATGGTACATGGCTTCCTCTCCAGCAGGAAGCTGAGCAGGTAGAAGCCCATGAACATTGAGTGGTTGAACCATAAAGCCGGGTTCAGAGGTTTCGGGATGAGGAGAACCGGGAGCAACCACTGAAGGCAGTACATCGTCTTTGAGGGGAAGGCAAACACACACCAAGCTCAATCAGGTGGCCACAGGGCTGGGTGGAATGGCACAGTGGGGTTTCCTAACCATCGCAGTTGTGACGTCGGAGCAGGTTGTAATCTGTTACCTTCAGGTCAGGCCTAAAAGGAGAGCATACAATTAATTAAAAAGGTGCAGAAACACAACACAAGCCATCAGTTTCTCTTTGACATGACAATGAAGAACTTTTAGCGTAGTGTAGCTATTGGTAGGGTCTTAAAACGATACAAAAAAATTGACACAATTCTACAACAAAAAAATGCAGTAAAATCTGTTTTCACTTATTGTCAATAATGTGGTTGTCAAAATACATAGATTATTTGAAAACAATGTGGCAGTTATCACCCATGTCTAAAAATCCCAATACTGTTCGTTACGATATTTACGCAATATGAGTCCAAATGTAAAGCATGTGCTGTGCTAAGAGCGTTCAAATCTGTGGGACAGCCCTTTTTGCAAAACCAGTGTCATCGTATTTGCTCTCTTTGTGATGGGTATTCCTCAACTTATCAAAGTAAGATCGATGTGACATTTGAAGTATGGGAAAGTCCTCAGGGTGTTTGTTGCAAGGTCCCCGGACGTCTTTTGACTGAAATTTAAGGATTGGTCCATGCCGTTCACTGAGGCAATGAGCCGGGTGAGAGGCAGTGCTTCACAGCACTGACCGTTTTGTGCCATCTGCAAATTTTTGGATTAATGGTTTTATTCTTTCAAGTAAAAACTACCAGAATTCAGTGGCTTGAAAATAATGAATTGAAAATAGGTCAAATCTCTCTTTCTGTGCAGCTGGCtagcaggtaacccactgtttctTCTGAGCCTAGGCTAATTATTTGCTGGAAACATTGCAGTTTATCCTTCCTTCAAACTCATCAACACCAAAAATAACATTACAATGTAACCCAGCTAATGTGTAGGCATACCTTTGAagtagggctgaccccaattCGTCAGTGATAGGCTGCTTGTAGACCGGGATTTTTTTTGTAGAGCCATAGCTAGATATATACTGTAcaagtgaaaagtttggacatcaaaactatgaaataacacgtatgcaATCATTTAGTAACAAaacttaaaatatattttatatttgagatgcttCAAAGTAGCAACTCTTTGCCTTGGTCAAAACGCGTTTAATTTAAGAAACCAGACAGGTGATTTGATGCCATTATTGACTCGTGATTAACATTGATCTGTCTGCGACCTTTTTGACCTTTTCCGATAACTTGAAAATAAGATCTAAGCAAAGTCCTACCCTCACGAAATGAAGTGTTGTGTTCCTGAGAACATTCTCTACAACGAAGTAACATTACAACACCAGAACTAGGCTGGACAATAGAACGAGTCAAAACTCACCAAAGGCTTGAAAAATGGCCAAAGAACGTTGGCTGAGCTTGGAACACTAGCGCGAGGCCATAGAAATTGAATTGAAACAAACTGTCGCAGAGCCTCTGACTGAAGTgttgcttagaattccatttcCCCTAAATGGCAGAATTTTTTAAATCCCTTTCtattttaccactacaatctgtTCTTAGGATGAAACTGAAAAAAATTACATGTGTAGAAAGTAAACAAACCACACCTTGATGGTATCAACTGAGCTTGTCTGCGTAATGAGGAAGTAGGGAAAAAATGAAAACTTGGGACTCTTTCTGGTCTAGTGATCAACGACCACCGAGCTCGCTGCCCAGACATACTTTATTACAAAGAGGAGATTGTCCTGACTAAAATGGTGTCTGACTTAAACTCTAAATATACACATTGTGTGTttcgtttttttctttgtattatattttaccagatctaatgtgttatattctactacattctactcACATTTCCAAAAACTTCAACATCagagtttcctttcaaatggtatcaagaatatgcatatccttgcttcaggtcctgaggtAGACAGTTAGATTCAGTTAAGTAATTTTTGGCAAAATTAAAAAAAAGGGTCTGAtccttaaaacctctttgggatagggggcagcattttcacttttggataaatagcatgcccaatttcaacttcctgctactcatgccaagaatataagatatgcatattattagtagatttggatagaaaacactgaagtttctaaaacagtttgaatcatgtctgtccACAGATACTGCGTTTTGGAAGTGTCGATGCCGGAATGATATTTGGTACTAATCGGTCAGCAGGGGTCGCTACTTTAAAAGGCAACTGTAAGGGTCATATATTGAGTCATGAAGCAGGTAATACAGGGGTTATACTATTGTCAACCCACATTCAATTCATTGTTGTAAATACTTATGCTTCCAATAAAAAAAGTCAAGTAACAATTTTATTTAGAGACATTGAGAGTAAAATAAGTGAAATTATGTCTAAATTTCCATTGGCCAAAATAATATGGGGTGAAGATTAATACAGTATTACATGATAATCGAGATAGATGGCCTCCTAAAGATAGCAATTCTGTTTGTGATATAAGGAATATATGTCTACGGttaggtgttgtatatatttggAGACATAAGAACCCAGATAACATTATGTTTACACGGAGTACCAAAGATTTATCTATACAATCCCGTATTTATTTCTGGCTGATAACTGAAGATATGGCTGACAAGGTTGATACAGTCTCTATAGAACCATCAATTTTAACAGACCACAAAGGGATCTCAATAAAGATAAATACGCATGGTttgtctacaatttttttattattaatggTTACTGGAAAATGAACAAGACTTTACTCGAGAATTAAGTATTTAAGAAGGAAATAGCAGGAATTATTGCTAAACACTGGAATTGTGCCTGTGTCGTGAATACATTTGGGAGCTAATGAAATTTGATATAAGGCTTTTGGCTATTTCAATGGGGAAAGAAATTGCTCgtgccaagagagagaaagaaaatgacaAAGGGAATAATGGATTGTACTAAAAAAAACTGAACTAACTAATCAGGAATTACTGGAGCTATCATCATTGCAAAAGCAGTTAGACTGTATCTACGAGGAAAAGGCCCGGGGAGCGTTTGTAagatcaagaggaagatggaagagggagagaaaaatatttatttaatttagaaAAAAAGGGCAGGCGAAAAGACTTCCATATGTAAATTAATGATTAATAATATTTCCAATGAAAATCCAAAATCCATCTCTCAGCATGTTGCCCAGTTTTATCAGAATATGTATACATCAGCCCAGACAACTTCCAATTATGGATCATTTTTTTTAGACAACGTAGCAAACATTGCTAAGGTAGATAGATCATATTTTCAGGGATTTTTGTGATGAGTTAACTGAAATTGAAATAAACGACTGTATTAAAAGCCTTAAGGACAATAGGTCCCctggaaatgatggtttaataagcGAGTTTTATAAATCATTTAATGATCAATTGATTCCTTTCATTCTTGCTATGTTCCAAGAACCAATAGAAAAAGGGGAGTTACCAGCTTCCTTAAGGCAAGGTGTAATTACTTTGATTCCCAAACCGTGAGGATACTCTATATAGACAACTGGAGACCCATTAGCCTGTTTAATAATGATTTGCCCCTGTATTGCTAAGAGGTTGAAACAAGGCTTGCATCATATAATTGATGAAGAACAATCTGGTTTTATGCATGGTCGACACATAAGTAATAatatcaggttgatcttagatatgattgactataatgacctcatccttgttgatagtgttcttATGTTTCTTGATTTTTACAACGCTTTTGACACTGTAGAACTTGAGTTTATGTTCAAAGCAATACGTTTTTGGGGGGTTTGgtgactctttttttttttttaaagcagtccAAACTTTATATAGTGGTTGTACTAGCTCTGTAAAATTAGCTCACAGGACATCCCAAAGATTTGATATTGGCCGTGGCATTAGGCAGGGCTGCCCAATTGGTCCATTTTTATTGGTTACTCAAATTATGGCTCTTCATATCAAGAAAGGGAATTTTCAAGGTGTTTCAGCACTTGGCAATGAATTTACACTATGTCAACTAGCTGATGATACCACCATATTTGTAAGAGACCGGAATGAGGTTTCTAAAGCAGTTTCCTGTATTGAAGACTTTTTCTTAGTTTGGGGTTGAAAATTAATATCAAGTCATTCTTATTTCCACTCAAGGATTGTGTTTTACAGGAAGTATATGGTATCCCAATTAAAGTTAAGGATACTTATCTTGGAATTGTTATatgcaaggatgaaaaacaaaggagGGAATTAAACTACAACCCCATTATTGAGAAAACAAAGAAGAAATTGAACCTCTGGTTGCTGAGAGATATGTTATACGATCAGGTTTTATTGTCCAAAGCTGAAGGGTTATCCAGATCAGTTTATGTCTCGTTATCACTTGAATTATCCCCTAAAATTGTAAAGGACTTCGATACGATTCTTTATCATTTTATTTGGAGGAACAAGCCTCACTATCTATGAAAATATATTCTCACCAATACCCAAGAACAAGGAGGTCTTGAGGTTTTAGATTTAAATATCCTAAATAATACTTTAGAAtctaatttattttttaaagtatgTTAAGAACCAGAACTGTATTTGGAATGTCTTCCCTAAGTATTTATTTGACTCTGTTGTTGGTTTAGAATTTTTGCTTTGATGTAATTTTGATGTTGATAAAATCCCAGTAAAGTTTGCCAAATTCCATAAGCAGGCAATTTTAGCTTGGATGTTGGCGTAAAAACAATTTCCCCCTCACAgatagttttttttgtttgttccatataaagtatttaaaaaataattctcTTTTTTTTGTAATTGGTTTGAGAATACAATTATTTTTGGTTGGTCAGTTACTTACTGAATGAGGATGGATATCTACTGTCATATGGGGAATTTCTTGATAAGTTTAAAATTCCAATAACCCCGAAAGAATATGCAATTGTTTTTGATGCaattacgggggggggggggttgtatcttTTAAATTCCTCTGTGGTTGATGTAAGTAACAGACTTACATGAAAATATATTCATTGGCAATATTAACATCGAAGATAAATGTAGTAATAAACAGATTAGGAATATTGTTTGTGATACTACAATTCCCTCAGCAAGATTATATTTTGGTAAAATATCTATGGTGATATACAATGGGGGAAAGCATGGAAAATTGCTAACAAATATTATATCAGTAACAGGGTAAAGGAAATTTAATTTAAAATGTTACATAGAATTTATCCTGTGAAACATGTTTTGGAAAGATTCAAGCTGAATATTGACTATAAACGGGATTTCTGTGGAATGGAGAAGGAGACCATTTTGCATTTGTTTTTTGCCTGTATTTATAGTAGAATTTTTGGGATTGACATACAGAATTTTGTTACAAAAAAATAGGGCACACTGTACTATTTGATGGTTTTGAAATGATTTATTTAAATTCTGACAGATAAAAA
This sequence is a window from Oncorhynchus kisutch isolate 150728-3 linkage group LG1, Okis_V2, whole genome shotgun sequence. Protein-coding genes within it:
- the LOC109890971 gene encoding bladder cancer-associated protein-like, producing the protein MYCLQWLLPVLLIPKPLNPALWFNHSMFMGFYLLSFLLERKPCTICALVFLAALFFICYSCWGNCFLYHCHDSALPDCAHDPSIVGT